The following coding sequences lie in one Flagellimonas eckloniae genomic window:
- a CDS encoding c-type cytochrome, protein MKKVLYRHLFSKVLGLSLLFFSTSFYAQEEAVVSEVVAEDANASGGDVAKGKQLFNQNCAACHALNRKMTGPALANVESRLLEDEGLDKEWLYAWIKNSPGMIKSGDAYANKIYAEYNQAAMTAFPTLSNADIDDILAYTAAPPPAPVTAVAVASEGGETGSGSGISNEIILGALALVFGLLVIMLILVNNTLRRIAEANGVVLEKEKVEKRTPIWKAFAQNQFLVLVSVIFLLLASAYFAYGWMMQVGVDQGYAPVQPIHYSHKIHAGDNKIECKYCHSSARVSKHSGIPALNVCMNCHKSIYEYKGNPEGPSAEDLANGYTNEFYTGEIKKLYKAVGWDEENQKYTGESQPVEWVRIHNLPDFAYFNHSQHVSVGGIECQTCHGPVEEMEVMYQFAPLTMGWCINCHRETEVKVEDNAYYAAIHEELSKKYGVDNLTVAMMGGLECGKCHY, encoded by the coding sequence ATGAAAAAGGTTTTATACCGCCATCTATTTTCTAAAGTCTTAGGTTTATCCCTCCTATTTTTTTCCACTTCATTTTATGCGCAAGAAGAAGCTGTTGTCTCAGAAGTTGTAGCTGAAGACGCAAATGCATCGGGAGGTGATGTCGCTAAGGGTAAGCAGTTGTTCAATCAAAATTGTGCTGCCTGTCATGCACTAAACCGTAAAATGACGGGTCCTGCATTGGCCAATGTGGAGTCCAGATTATTGGAAGACGAAGGTTTGGATAAAGAATGGCTTTACGCTTGGATCAAGAACAGTCCGGGGATGATTAAGTCAGGCGATGCATATGCCAATAAAATTTACGCAGAGTACAATCAAGCGGCAATGACGGCCTTTCCTACATTGTCAAATGCTGATATTGATGATATACTGGCCTATACAGCTGCTCCACCACCGGCACCTGTTACTGCTGTAGCAGTTGCTTCTGAAGGTGGAGAAACAGGTTCTGGTAGTGGTATATCAAATGAAATTATTCTAGGTGCCTTGGCACTTGTTTTTGGTCTTTTAGTCATCATGCTGATTTTGGTGAACAATACGTTAAGACGTATTGCCGAAGCGAATGGTGTGGTATTGGAAAAAGAAAAAGTTGAAAAGCGAACACCAATCTGGAAAGCTTTTGCCCAAAATCAGTTTTTGGTTTTGGTAAGTGTTATCTTCTTATTGCTGGCAAGTGCTTACTTTGCTTATGGTTGGATGATGCAGGTGGGTGTTGATCAAGGATATGCACCTGTGCAGCCTATTCATTATTCGCACAAAATACATGCTGGAGACAATAAAATTGAATGTAAATATTGTCATTCATCGGCGCGAGTTTCAAAACATTCTGGAATACCGGCATTGAATGTTTGTATGAACTGTCATAAATCTATCTATGAGTACAAAGGCAATCCTGAAGGACCAAGTGCGGAAGATTTAGCAAATGGCTATACCAACGAATTTTATACTGGAGAGATTAAGAAATTGTACAAAGCTGTTGGATGGGACGAGGAGAATCAAAAGTATACTGGTGAAAGTCAACCTGTAGAATGGGTGAGAATCCATAACCTGCCAGACTTTGCCTATTTTAATCACTCACAGCACGTTTCTGTTGGAGGTATTGAATGTCAAACATGTCATGGTCCGGTTGAGGAAATGGAAGTAATGTACCAATTTGCTCCGTTAACAATGGGATGGTGTATCAACTGTCACAGAGAGACGGAAGTTAAGGTTGAGGACAATGCGTACTATGCAGCTATTCATGAGGAACTTTCAAAGAAGTATGGAGTTGATAACCTGACAGTAGCTATGATGGGTGGTTTGGAATGTGGTAAGTGTCACTATTAA
- a CDS encoding SPOR domain-containing protein, which produces MKTLVIITFLIGFTVQLSAQEGSVTVEQDPRIDELMKVYAEVNSKADFYQIQVGFGSYQKAQNLKSKIDIDFPTWYSKIEFESPTYRVRLGKFKTKLEAERKYLEVRKKYPDAMLLKPETNSR; this is translated from the coding sequence ATGAAAACCCTAGTAATTATAACATTCTTGATAGGTTTCACGGTTCAACTTTCCGCTCAGGAAGGCAGTGTTACTGTTGAACAAGACCCACGAATTGATGAACTAATGAAGGTATATGCAGAAGTTAATTCGAAGGCAGATTTTTATCAAATACAGGTAGGTTTTGGGAGCTACCAAAAAGCTCAAAACCTAAAATCCAAAATAGACATTGATTTTCCTACATGGTATTCCAAAATTGAGTTTGAATCTCCTACCTACAGGGTACGTTTGGGCAAGTTCAAAACGAAGTTGGAAGCAGAGCGGAAATATCTGGAGGTACGAAAAAAATATCCAGATGCAATGCTCTTGAAACCTGAAACCAATTCTAGATAA